A single window of Sulfitobacter sp. JL08 DNA harbors:
- the ubiE gene encoding bifunctional demethylmenaquinone methyltransferase/2-methoxy-6-polyprenyl-1,4-benzoquinol methylase UbiE: MTDSDDKTTHFGFETVPESEKAGRVKGVFSSVATKYDVMNDVMSAGVHRIWKDAMMDWLAPRAGQKLLDVAGGTGDIAFRFLKRAGSGHATVLDLTESMLVEGRKRAEAEQMADSLDWVVGDAMALPFPDNSFDVYTISFGIRNVTRPQEALNEAYRVLRPGGRLMVLEFSQLPNDALQKAYDLYSFNVIPRMGKLIANDSESYKYLVESIRNFPDQETFLNMVRQARFENAKYRNLTMGVAALHSGWKI, from the coding sequence ATGACAGACAGCGACGACAAAACAACCCATTTCGGTTTTGAAACAGTGCCCGAGTCCGAAAAGGCCGGACGGGTGAAGGGCGTTTTCAGCTCTGTAGCCACAAAATATGATGTCATGAACGATGTGATGTCAGCAGGGGTTCACCGGATCTGGAAGGACGCAATGATGGATTGGCTGGCCCCGCGTGCCGGACAAAAACTGCTGGACGTGGCCGGCGGCACTGGTGACATCGCCTTTCGATTTCTGAAACGGGCCGGTTCCGGGCATGCAACGGTGCTGGACCTAACAGAATCGATGCTGGTCGAAGGGCGCAAACGGGCAGAAGCGGAACAAATGGCCGATAGCCTGGATTGGGTTGTCGGTGATGCGATGGCGCTGCCGTTTCCTGATAACAGCTTTGATGTCTATACAATAAGTTTTGGCATCCGCAACGTGACCCGTCCGCAAGAGGCCCTGAACGAGGCCTATCGTGTCTTGCGCCCGGGCGGGCGGTTGATGGTGCTGGAGTTTTCGCAATTGCCGAACGACGCACTGCAAAAGGCCTATGACCTTTACAGTTTCAACGTGATCCCCCGCATGGGCAAGCTGATCGCCAATGACAGCGAAAGCTATAAATATCTGGTCGAATCGATCCGGAACTTTCCGGATCAGGAGACGTTTCTGAATATGGTTCGGCAGGCCAGATTCGAAAACGCGAAGTATCGCAACCTGACAATGGGTGTTGCCGCGCTTCATTCCGGATGGAAGATCTAG
- a CDS encoding enoyl-CoA hydratase: protein MAFETIIVEVEDHVALIRLNRPDAMNALNTKLLGELCTALEDADQNDKVRCIVITGSDKAFAAGADIKEMSEMSYVEVFLKDLFGSEGTRITKTRKPVIAAVAGYALGGGCELAMMCDFIIAADTAKFGQPEINLGVVAGIGGTQRLTRFVGKSKAMDMNLTGRFMDAAEAERAGLVSRVVPAKKLMEEAMGAAGKIAEKSVLTAMAVKEAVNRSYETTLSEGILYERRMFHAMFATEDQSEGMAAFLEKRTAQFRDK, encoded by the coding sequence ATGGCCTTTGAGACGATCATCGTCGAAGTTGAAGACCACGTTGCCTTGATCAGGCTGAACCGCCCCGACGCAATGAATGCCCTGAACACCAAACTATTGGGCGAACTGTGCACGGCGCTGGAAGACGCAGACCAGAACGACAAGGTCCGGTGTATCGTGATCACCGGATCGGACAAGGCGTTCGCTGCGGGTGCCGACATCAAGGAAATGTCCGAGATGTCCTATGTCGAAGTCTTTCTGAAAGACCTGTTCGGCTCCGAAGGCACGCGTATCACCAAGACCAGAAAACCTGTTATCGCAGCCGTTGCAGGCTATGCGCTGGGCGGGGGATGCGAACTTGCCATGATGTGTGATTTCATCATCGCAGCCGACACCGCCAAATTCGGACAGCCCGAAATCAATCTGGGCGTCGTGGCCGGTATTGGCGGAACCCAGCGGCTGACACGTTTTGTGGGCAAGTCCAAAGCAATGGATATGAACCTGACCGGTCGTTTCATGGACGCAGCCGAAGCGGAACGCGCCGGGCTGGTAAGCCGCGTCGTTCCCGCCAAGAAATTGATGGAAGAGGCAATGGGCGCTGCTGGCAAGATTGCCGAGAAATCGGTTCTGACAGCCATGGCCGTGAAAGAGGCGGTCAACCGCAGCTATGAAACCACGCTGAGCGAAGGCATCTTGTACGAACGGCGCATGTTTCATG
- the mutM gene encoding bifunctional DNA-formamidopyrimidine glycosylase/DNA-(apurinic or apyrimidinic site) lyase, with translation MPELPEVETVRRGLLPVIEGQTIARADVNRPDLRWPFPENMAQRLTGQKIVALRRRSKYILADLKSGETLLIHLGMSGRMLISGDPLGQFVHDHPAAEKHDHVVLHMQNGARITFNDPRRFGAMDLLDTATADSHRLLAVLGPEPLGNDFNEPYLVAAFKGKNTPVKSALLDQRIVAGLGNIYVCEALFRAHISPKRRAGQLSARRVASLVPVIRQVLADAIKAGGSSLRDFRQADGELGYFQHSFDVYGREGAPCRTPDCTGTIARLVQSGRSSFYCPQCQR, from the coding sequence ATGCCTGAACTCCCCGAAGTTGAAACTGTGCGCCGTGGGCTGCTTCCGGTGATTGAAGGGCAAACGATCGCGCGTGCAGACGTCAACCGCCCAGATCTGCGCTGGCCCTTTCCCGAAAATATGGCGCAGCGTTTGACGGGGCAGAAAATTGTCGCGTTGCGACGCCGCTCGAAATATATTCTGGCTGATCTGAAAAGTGGCGAAACGCTGCTGATCCATCTGGGTATGTCCGGGCGCATGCTGATTTCCGGCGATCCGCTTGGGCAATTCGTACATGACCACCCCGCAGCGGAAAAACACGACCATGTTGTTTTGCACATGCAAAACGGTGCGCGCATCACCTTCAATGATCCACGCCGCTTTGGTGCAATGGACCTGCTGGATACCGCAACCGCCGACTCTCACCGGCTTTTGGCGGTTTTGGGACCCGAACCTTTGGGTAATGATTTTAACGAACCTTATCTGGTCGCAGCGTTCAAAGGAAAGAATACACCCGTCAAATCCGCCTTGTTGGATCAGAGAATCGTTGCGGGTCTGGGTAATATATACGTCTGCGAAGCCCTGTTTCGCGCCCACATCTCGCCCAAACGCCGCGCCGGCCAGCTTTCGGCGCGGCGAGTCGCATCACTGGTTCCTGTCATCCGCCAGGTTCTTGCCGATGCGATAAAAGCGGGCGGATCTTCATTGCGCGATTTCCGCCAAGCTGATGGGGAACTGGGATATTTTCAGCATTCCTTTGATGTTTACGGCCGCGAAGGCGCCCCGTGCCGGACACCGGATTGTACCGGAACCATCGCGCGACTTGTGCAATCGGGGCGCTCGTCTTTCTATTGTCCGCAATGCCAAAGATGA